One Paroedura picta isolate Pp20150507F chromosome 16, Ppicta_v3.0, whole genome shotgun sequence genomic region harbors:
- the LOC143825903 gene encoding olfactory receptor 5A2-like codes for MERKNHTILAEFILLGLSEDPNIQSVLFVTGLLAYVFTLAGNLAIILLIQADQHLQTPMYFLLSNLSFTEICYISSTMPKMLWDLVAGNKTISFDGCALQMFCFLATGATEGALLSVMAYDRYAAICHPLQYTLLMSQPMLRWLLAVSWAIGGLNATVNIAFVFSLDFCGPNKIVHFFCDIPPVLHLSYSDTSLTELVTFMISGSILIVTVFLIVLSYVLIVLSVLKISSAQGRIKTFSTYASHLTVVSIFYSTGIFTYMRPSSRHSMEDDRVISVLYTIITPLLNPIIYSLKNKEMQAALWNVLRKESHCHL; via the coding sequence atggaaagaaagaatcATACAATTCTGGCAGAGTTCATTCTCTTGGGACTGTCGGAAGATCCTAACATCCAGTCGGTCCTTTTTGTCACGGGGCTGTTGGCATACGTGTTCACATTAGCAGGGAATCTGGCCATTATTCTTTTGATACAGGCCGATCAGCACCTCCAAACTCCAATGTACTTCTTGTTAAGCAATCTGTCCTTTACTGAGATCTGCTACATCAGCTCCACCATGCCAAAGATGTTATGGGATCTTGTAGCAGGGAACAAGACCATCTCTTTTGATGGCTGCGCACTCCAAATGTTCTGCTTTCTAGCCACAGGAGCTACGGAAGGTGCCTTACTCTCTGTCATGGCCTATGATCGTTATGCTGCCATCTGCCACCCATTGCAGTACACATTGCTCATGAGCCAGCCTATGCTCAGATGGCTCCTTGCAGTGTCATGGGCCATTGGAGGTCTTAATGCCACTGTCAACATTGCCTTTGTGTTCTCCTTGGACTTCTGTGGTCCCAATAAGATAGTGCACTTCTTCTGTGACATCCCACCTGTCTTGCATCTGTCCTACTCTGACACTTCCCTTACAGAACTGGTGACGTTTATGATCTCTGGAAGTATCCTGATAGTAACTGTCTTCTTAATTGTCCTCTCCTATGTTCTGATTGTCTTATCAGTGCTCAAAATCAGttcagctcagggcaggatcaagaCATTTTCTACATATGCCTCCCACCTGACTGTGGTGAGTATCTTCTACAGCACAGGCATCTTTACTTACATGAGACCTTCCTCCCGTCATTCCATGGAAGATGACCGTGTGATCTCTGTGCTGTACACTATCATCACTCCTTTGTTGAACCCAATAATCTACAGCCTAAAGAACAAAGAAATGCAGGCAGCACTGTGGAATGTTCTAAGAAAGGAATCACATTGTCATCTATGA